Proteins from one Mesorhizobium sp. M9A.F.Ca.ET.002.03.1.2 genomic window:
- a CDS encoding cupin domain-containing protein, whose amino-acid sequence MKIIACGSVPTIIAPEKYFTGRVLQTPIIEKEAPARLRAVMVGFEPGARTHWHTHPLGQTLYVISGAGLAQSWNGPMRAIRAGDVISFAPDEKHWHGAGPKSAMEHIAMQEALDGVHAEWLEKVTDEQYGG is encoded by the coding sequence ATGAAGATCATTGCCTGCGGCAGCGTGCCGACCATCATCGCGCCGGAAAAGTACTTCACCGGCCGTGTGTTGCAGACGCCGATCATCGAGAAGGAAGCGCCGGCGCGGCTGCGCGCCGTCATGGTCGGTTTCGAGCCCGGCGCGCGTACCCACTGGCATACGCATCCGCTGGGCCAGACGCTCTATGTCATATCGGGCGCCGGCCTCGCGCAAAGCTGGAACGGACCGATGCGGGCAATCAGGGCCGGCGACGTCATTTCATTCGCGCCCGATGAAAAGCACTGGCACGGCGCCGGCCCGAAATCGGCGATGGAGCATATCGCCATGCAGGAGGCGCTCGACGGTGTTCATGCCGAATGGCTGGAGAAGGTGACCGACGAACAATATGGCGGCTGA
- a CDS encoding pyridoxal phosphate-dependent aminotransferase — protein MAFLADVLSRVKPSATIAVTQKARELKNAGRDVIGLGAGEPDFDTPDNIKNAAIEAIRRGETKYPPVSGIVPLREAIAKKFKRENNLDYRPEQTIVGTGGKQILFNAFMATLNPGDEVIIPRPYWVSYPEMVAICGGTSVFADTSIDNGFKLTAEALEKAITPKTKWLLMNSPSNPSGAAYTEAELRALADVLLKHPHVWTLTDDMYEHLTYGDFVFRTIAEVESNLYERTLTMNGVSKAYAMTGWRIGYAAGPVALIKAMDMIQGQQTSGACTIAQWASVEALNGPQDFIARNKAIFQARRDLVVSMLNQARGITCPSPEGAFYVYPSCAQLIGKKTKAGKVIDSDEAFCSELLEAEGVAVVFGSAFGLGPNFRISYATSEALLEEACTRIQRFTASLT, from the coding sequence ATGGCCTTTCTTGCCGACGTCCTTTCCCGCGTTAAGCCTTCCGCGACCATCGCGGTGACGCAGAAAGCGCGCGAGCTGAAAAACGCCGGCCGTGACGTCATCGGGCTGGGTGCCGGCGAACCGGACTTCGACACGCCGGACAACATCAAGAACGCCGCGATCGAGGCCATCCGCCGTGGCGAAACGAAATATCCGCCGGTTTCCGGCATCGTACCGCTGCGTGAGGCGATCGCGAAAAAATTCAAGCGCGAGAACAATCTCGACTACCGGCCGGAGCAGACCATCGTCGGCACCGGCGGCAAGCAGATCCTGTTCAATGCCTTCATGGCGACGCTGAACCCCGGCGACGAGGTCATCATTCCCCGTCCCTATTGGGTGAGCTACCCGGAAATGGTGGCGATCTGCGGCGGCACATCCGTCTTTGCCGACACCTCGATCGACAACGGCTTCAAGCTGACGGCGGAGGCACTGGAAAAGGCGATCACGCCGAAGACCAAATGGCTGCTGATGAACTCGCCGTCGAACCCGTCTGGCGCCGCCTACACCGAAGCAGAGCTTCGAGCTCTGGCCGACGTGCTGCTCAAGCACCCGCATGTCTGGACGCTGACCGACGACATGTACGAGCACCTGACCTATGGCGACTTCGTCTTCAGGACCATCGCCGAGGTCGAGTCGAACCTCTACGAGCGCACGCTGACCATGAACGGCGTGTCGAAGGCCTACGCCATGACCGGCTGGCGCATTGGCTATGCAGCCGGGCCCGTGGCGCTGATCAAGGCGATGGACATGATCCAGGGCCAGCAGACGTCCGGCGCCTGCACCATCGCGCAATGGGCGTCGGTGGAGGCCCTGAACGGCCCGCAGGACTTCATCGCCAGGAACAAGGCGATCTTCCAGGCTCGGCGCGATCTCGTCGTGTCGATGCTCAACCAGGCGCGCGGCATCACCTGCCCGTCGCCCGAAGGCGCTTTCTATGTCTATCCGTCCTGCGCCCAGTTGATCGGCAAGAAGACCAAAGCCGGCAAGGTGATCGACAGCGACGAAGCCTTCTGCTCGGAACTGCTCGAGGCCGAAGGCGTGGCGGTCGTTTTCGGTTCGGCCTTCGGCCTCGGCCCGAACTTCCGCATCTCCTACGCCACGTCCGAGGCCTTGCTCGAAGAGGCCTGCACGCGCATCCAGCGCTTCACCGCCTCGCTGACCTGA
- a CDS encoding DHA2 family efflux MFS transporter permease subunit: MSNRRLPLVAAVYLGTFVALLDISIVNVALPTIQIALGIDFAGLQWVIDGYTLCLSAFMLSAGLIGDRYGRKRSWLAGVGIFMAGSAICAIAPNLPVLLAGRVVQGIAGSVLIPGALSILTQAFSDGRERAGVIGGWASFAAVSLLAGPILGGVLVETAGWQSIFLINLPLGLATIALGAVSIGETAHPEHAHLDLVGLALSILWLGALTFGLISAGENGWGDRRTVTALIVGLAGLAAFLVFEARTPRPMLPLGLFRDIRFAVTNVASFALGFTSYTGVFLYSMFLQQAQGWSPTQTGLRMAPLFLVQMVVSPAIGRLSHRYGHSALMTSGYVLTGLSMLGMCWAGPSTTYLTIGLLFAVGGLGNALAIPTGSAAAMSFAPRDRSGMVSAVINATRQGGAAIGIALLGALMSLRATTLLTAHLENAGAANAEAVARAAVSRHDFAADVAMGEEGLRDLFAAAYAGGFHAAMLTAAIVSFVTAGLLVAVLAPAEARSARETNQQG; this comes from the coding sequence ATGTCGAACCGTCGCCTGCCTCTTGTTGCCGCCGTCTATCTCGGCACATTCGTCGCGCTGCTCGACATCAGCATCGTCAACGTCGCCCTGCCGACGATCCAGATTGCACTCGGCATCGACTTCGCCGGGCTGCAATGGGTGATCGATGGCTACACGCTTTGCCTGTCGGCCTTCATGCTGTCGGCAGGCCTGATCGGCGACCGCTACGGGCGCAAACGTTCCTGGCTGGCGGGCGTTGGCATCTTCATGGCCGGTTCCGCCATCTGTGCAATCGCGCCCAACCTGCCGGTGCTGCTGGCGGGCCGGGTGGTGCAAGGGATAGCCGGATCGGTGCTCATTCCGGGTGCGCTGTCGATCCTGACGCAGGCGTTTTCCGACGGCCGCGAGCGCGCCGGCGTCATCGGCGGCTGGGCTTCCTTTGCCGCCGTCTCGCTGCTTGCTGGTCCGATCCTTGGCGGTGTCCTGGTCGAAACCGCCGGATGGCAGAGCATTTTCCTGATCAACCTGCCGCTCGGCCTGGCCACGATCGCGCTGGGTGCGGTTTCGATCGGGGAAACCGCACATCCTGAGCATGCCCATCTCGACCTTGTCGGCCTGGCGCTCAGCATTCTGTGGCTCGGCGCGCTGACCTTCGGCCTGATATCGGCGGGCGAAAACGGCTGGGGCGATCGGCGGACGGTCACGGCCCTTATTGTCGGCCTGGCCGGCCTGGCAGCCTTCCTGGTCTTCGAGGCGCGTACGCCAAGGCCGATGCTGCCGCTTGGCCTGTTTCGCGACATTCGCTTTGCCGTCACCAATGTCGCCTCGTTCGCGCTCGGCTTCACCTCCTACACCGGCGTCTTCCTCTATTCGATGTTCCTGCAGCAAGCACAGGGCTGGTCGCCGACGCAGACAGGCCTGCGCATGGCGCCGCTGTTTCTCGTCCAGATGGTCGTGTCGCCGGCAATCGGCAGGCTCAGTCATCGCTATGGACACTCGGCGCTGATGACATCAGGCTATGTTTTGACCGGTCTTTCCATGCTGGGCATGTGCTGGGCCGGACCTTCGACAACCTATCTGACGATCGGCCTGCTGTTTGCCGTCGGCGGCCTCGGCAACGCGCTGGCCATCCCGACAGGCAGCGCCGCCGCGATGTCGTTTGCACCACGCGACCGTTCGGGCATGGTGTCGGCGGTGATCAACGCGACCCGTCAGGGTGGCGCCGCCATCGGCATCGCGCTGCTCGGCGCCTTGATGAGTTTGCGGGCAACAACCCTGCTGACGGCGCATCTTGAAAATGCCGGTGCCGCCAATGCCGAAGCGGTGGCACGCGCCGCCGTTTCAAGGCATGATTTCGCAGCCGATGTGGCGATGGGCGAGGAGGGCCTGCGCGATCTGTTCGCGGCCGCCTATGCCGGGGGCTTCCATGCGGCGATGCTCACGGCGGCCATCGTTTCGTTTGTCACGGCCGGGCTGCTGGTTGCCGTTCTGGCGCCGGCCGAGGCACGTTCGGCGCGCGAAACCAATCAGCAGGGATGA